A genomic window from Bdellovibrio sp. SKB1291214 includes:
- a CDS encoding acyl-CoA carboxylase subunit beta: MSEVSTGIQAKLADLEKRNEAAMAGGGAARVAKHKQGGRLSARERLDVLLDPGSFVEMDRFVTHRCTNFGMDKNVVPGDGVVTGYGRINGKLVYVSSQDFTVIGGSMSRTQANKICKVMDLSIKNGAPFISLNDSGGARIQEGIESLGGYADIFTRNTMASGLVPQITAIMGPCAGGAVYSPSITDFVFMVKNTSYMFVTGPDVIKTVTHEDVTKEDLGGATTHSAKSGVAHFAAEDDKHCLLLIRELMNFLPSNNLDDAPALPNTDRPDRLTEAIMNLIPDNPKKPYDMLGIITECVDEGYFLEVHKHFAQNVIVGFARFNGRPVGIVANQPNILAGCLNIEASRKAARFIRFCDAFNIPVVSFVDVPGFLPGKDQEWNGIITHGAKLLYAYAEATVPKITVITRKAYGGAYIVMGSKLLRSDVNLAYPSAEIAVMGAEGAVSIISREEINKASDPVAEKARLTAQYEQKFSNPYVSAELGYTDEVIDPALTRKRIIDSLEMLKNKRDITPAKKHGNIPL, from the coding sequence ATGAGCGAAGTATCTACAGGCATTCAAGCGAAGCTTGCCGATCTAGAAAAAAGAAATGAAGCCGCGATGGCGGGTGGCGGTGCTGCTCGTGTTGCGAAACACAAACAAGGCGGCAGACTTTCTGCACGCGAGCGTTTAGATGTTCTTTTGGATCCAGGTAGCTTTGTTGAGATGGATCGTTTCGTTACTCATCGTTGCACAAACTTCGGCATGGACAAAAATGTTGTTCCTGGCGACGGCGTAGTAACTGGTTACGGTCGCATCAACGGCAAATTGGTTTATGTCTCTTCACAAGATTTCACTGTTATCGGTGGATCTATGTCACGCACTCAAGCAAACAAAATCTGCAAAGTGATGGACCTTTCAATTAAGAACGGTGCTCCTTTTATTTCTTTGAATGACTCGGGTGGCGCGCGTATTCAAGAAGGTATCGAATCTCTGGGTGGTTACGCTGATATCTTTACTCGCAACACGATGGCCTCTGGTTTGGTTCCACAAATCACGGCAATCATGGGGCCATGCGCGGGTGGCGCAGTTTACTCCCCGTCTATCACTGACTTTGTATTCATGGTTAAGAACACTTCATATATGTTCGTAACTGGTCCTGATGTTATCAAGACTGTGACTCATGAAGATGTAACTAAAGAAGACCTGGGCGGAGCTACAACTCACTCTGCGAAATCTGGTGTCGCTCACTTTGCAGCTGAAGATGACAAGCACTGCTTGTTGCTAATCCGTGAATTGATGAACTTCCTTCCATCAAATAACTTGGATGATGCCCCGGCATTGCCGAACACGGATCGCCCTGACCGCTTGACTGAAGCGATCATGAATTTGATCCCAGACAATCCTAAGAAACCTTACGACATGCTTGGAATCATCACTGAGTGCGTGGACGAAGGTTACTTCCTTGAAGTTCACAAACACTTCGCACAAAATGTGATCGTGGGTTTCGCCCGATTTAATGGTCGCCCTGTTGGTATCGTCGCAAATCAACCAAACATCTTGGCTGGTTGCTTGAACATCGAGGCTTCTCGTAAAGCAGCTCGCTTCATCCGTTTCTGTGATGCTTTCAACATTCCAGTTGTTTCATTCGTTGACGTTCCAGGCTTCTTGCCGGGTAAAGATCAAGAGTGGAATGGTATCATCACTCACGGTGCTAAATTGTTGTATGCATACGCTGAAGCCACAGTTCCTAAAATCACTGTGATCACTCGTAAAGCATACGGTGGTGCCTACATTGTAATGGGCTCTAAACTTTTGAGATCTGACGTGAACTTGGCTTACCCTTCTGCAGAAATCGCAGTGATGGGGGCTGAAGGTGCAGTAAGCATCATCAGTCGCGAGGAGATCAATAAAGCAAGCGATCCAGTTGCTGAAAAAGCACGTCTGACTGCTCAGTATGAACAAAAGTTCTCAAATCCATATGTATCTGCAGAGTTGGGTTATACTGACGAAGTGATCGATCCAGCGTTGACTCGTAAACGCATCATCGACTCTTTGGAAATGCTTAAAAATAAACGCGATATCACTCCGGCTAAAAAGCACGGCAATATCCCTTTGTAG
- a CDS encoding S8 family peptidase codes for MDVQKILSAVACVLVFTACSKKSADTVFSDSTALDSAACMGQAIKNKFIVQWEDDSFTVESGTDAESFKKEFIAPQLEKIRRVEFDRRIQTEAVKEYASSSVSDTWGQSMIKASSAYSQGFYGQGVKVAVVDAYVDVTHPQLAGRIAINTGEIRNNGIDDDNNGVIDDYYGASFVSVPASTSSPSPHGSHVAGIIAADSSYGPVAGLAPRAQIIPAQFIANDGGGSLGDAVLALQYAASRGAKIINASWGGAPCVSSLRSAFINLEAKGILVVVAAGNDARDIDVYPEFPASFNLSNQITVAASSVSDFMTSWSNSGFNLVHVAAPGEHILSTIPGNSSTYMDGTSMAAPFVSGAAALLWSAKPNATAQQIKAAIEQSVDVTSGHEFKVKTRGRINIQKALQVLGQLVP; via the coding sequence ATGGATGTTCAGAAAATACTCTCGGCGGTTGCTTGCGTCTTAGTATTCACAGCTTGTAGCAAAAAATCTGCCGATACCGTTTTTTCCGATAGCACTGCGCTTGATTCTGCAGCGTGCATGGGACAAGCGATCAAAAATAAATTTATCGTTCAATGGGAAGATGACAGTTTCACTGTCGAATCCGGCACTGATGCGGAATCTTTCAAAAAAGAATTTATCGCACCACAATTGGAAAAAATTCGTCGTGTTGAATTCGATCGTCGCATCCAAACGGAAGCGGTGAAAGAATACGCGAGCTCTTCAGTGAGTGATACATGGGGCCAGAGCATGATCAAAGCGAGCTCTGCATATTCCCAAGGCTTTTATGGTCAAGGAGTTAAGGTTGCTGTCGTTGATGCGTATGTGGATGTCACGCATCCTCAGCTTGCGGGCCGCATTGCCATCAATACGGGCGAGATTCGAAACAACGGAATCGATGATGATAACAACGGCGTGATAGATGACTATTATGGCGCAAGCTTTGTTTCGGTCCCAGCTTCTACGTCATCTCCAAGTCCGCATGGTTCTCACGTAGCCGGCATCATTGCTGCTGATTCAAGTTATGGTCCGGTGGCGGGTCTTGCTCCCCGTGCGCAAATTATTCCAGCACAATTTATTGCCAATGATGGTGGTGGGTCTTTGGGCGATGCCGTGTTAGCTCTTCAGTATGCTGCTAGTCGCGGTGCTAAGATCATCAATGCAAGTTGGGGTGGAGCACCTTGTGTTTCATCCTTACGTAGTGCTTTCATTAACTTAGAAGCAAAAGGAATCCTTGTTGTTGTCGCCGCTGGTAACGATGCGCGTGACATCGATGTGTATCCAGAGTTTCCAGCCTCTTTTAATCTTTCAAATCAAATCACAGTAGCTGCCTCTAGTGTGAGTGACTTTATGACCTCTTGGTCAAATAGTGGCTTCAACCTTGTCCACGTCGCCGCGCCTGGAGAACACATTTTGAGTACGATTCCAGGTAACTCCTCGACTTATATGGATGGGACAAGCATGGCTGCTCCATTCGTGTCGGGCGCTGCCGCACTTTTATGGAGTGCAAAGCCAAACGCGACGGCACAGCAAATCAAAGCAGCTATCGAACAATCGGTTGACGTTACTTCAGGACACGAGTTTAAAGTAAAAACTCGAGGCCGAATCAATATTCAAAAGGCACTTCAAGTACTTGGACAGTTAGTCCCATAA
- a CDS encoding purine-nucleoside phosphorylase yields the protein MVLNNLQESISFIRTKTSAKPKIGVVLGSGLGAFVKDVEVETTIPYKDIPHFSPPTVEGHSGNLIFGKINGQSIVILQGRNHYYEGHSMESVVFPTRTLAMLGIETLILTNSAGGFGESMQAGDFMIIEDHINLMGTNPLMGPNIKELGPRFPDMTEAYDKRLITIMEQVLQKQGTRYHKGIYCGVSGPTYETPAEVRYLKLIGGKAVGMSTVPETIAANHLGLRVSALSCITNLAAGMSSQKLSHDEVTETAKRVEIQFTSFLKEFITNI from the coding sequence TTGGTACTCAATAATCTACAAGAATCGATCAGCTTCATCCGTACTAAAACTTCGGCGAAACCGAAGATCGGTGTCGTTCTAGGTTCAGGTTTGGGTGCCTTTGTTAAGGATGTGGAAGTTGAAACAACAATTCCCTATAAAGATATCCCGCACTTCTCCCCTCCCACAGTTGAAGGTCACTCTGGTAATTTGATTTTCGGAAAAATCAACGGTCAATCAATCGTGATTTTGCAGGGGCGCAATCACTACTATGAAGGTCACAGCATGGAAAGTGTTGTGTTCCCAACTAGAACCCTTGCAATGCTTGGAATTGAGACTTTGATTTTGACTAACTCCGCTGGCGGCTTTGGTGAAAGCATGCAAGCAGGTGATTTTATGATCATCGAAGATCACATCAATTTGATGGGCACGAATCCTTTGATGGGACCGAACATTAAGGAACTTGGCCCTCGCTTCCCAGACATGACTGAAGCTTACGACAAACGCTTAATCACAATCATGGAGCAAGTTCTGCAAAAACAAGGAACTCGCTATCACAAAGGTATTTACTGTGGTGTGAGTGGTCCTACGTATGAAACTCCTGCTGAAGTTCGTTACTTGAAATTGATCGGTGGCAAGGCCGTCGGAATGAGTACTGTTCCTGAAACCATCGCTGCAAATCATTTGGGTCTGCGCGTTTCTGCACTTAGCTGCATCACAAATTTAGCAGCTGGTATGTCTTCGCAAAAATTATCTCACGATGAAGTAACTGAAACAGCGAAACGCGTAGAGATTCAATTCACATCGTTCCTTAAAGAATTCATCACAAATATCTAG
- a CDS encoding thymidine phosphorylase: protein MSFLPAEIIKKKRNGGELTSDEIEEFILGYARGSIPDYQMSALLMAIFFKGMTKEETLGLTKAMLHSGEVVDFSSVKGFKVDKHSTGGVGDKTSLILGPIVAAAGAPVPMISGRGLGHTGGTLDKLEAIPGFNTQKPLPEFIELVRKNNICFIGQTKEICPADKKIYALRDVTATVESLPLICASIMSKKLAEGIDGLVLDVKYGSGAFMKTPALAEELAVNLMNIAKGYGKKVTSLLTNMDQPLGRYAGNSLEVDECVAIMKNEKFIGPQGYDLYEDTRELSLRLSAHMLLLAGIGKTEEESYQIALETLTSGKALAKFEELCKIHGGDLRNVPKPKYSMKITSEKSGFIQGFHTEAIGVAGILIKAGRAQTTDIIAPTAGIEFHAKVGDEVKSGDTLFTLHGDDQDLLASAVPMLKSAINISLQKVSKPSLILKVLS from the coding sequence ATGTCTTTCCTTCCTGCTGAAATTATTAAAAAGAAACGTAATGGTGGCGAATTAACGTCTGATGAAATCGAAGAATTTATTCTTGGATATGCTCGGGGCTCTATTCCTGATTATCAAATGTCTGCTCTGTTGATGGCGATTTTTTTCAAAGGTATGACTAAAGAAGAAACTTTAGGTCTGACAAAAGCCATGCTTCATTCTGGTGAAGTTGTCGACTTCTCTTCAGTAAAGGGATTCAAAGTTGATAAGCATTCCACAGGTGGCGTGGGAGATAAGACCAGCTTGATCTTAGGGCCGATCGTTGCTGCTGCCGGCGCTCCAGTTCCGATGATTTCAGGCCGCGGCTTGGGTCATACCGGTGGTACTTTAGATAAGTTAGAAGCTATTCCTGGCTTTAATACTCAAAAACCTTTGCCTGAATTTATTGAACTTGTTCGTAAGAATAATATCTGTTTCATCGGACAAACTAAAGAGATCTGCCCTGCGGATAAAAAAATCTATGCACTTCGCGATGTAACGGCGACGGTTGAAAGCCTTCCTTTGATTTGTGCCTCGATTATGTCTAAGAAGTTGGCCGAGGGCATTGATGGTTTAGTGCTAGATGTGAAGTATGGGTCTGGCGCATTCATGAAGACTCCTGCATTGGCTGAAGAGCTTGCTGTGAATTTGATGAATATCGCTAAGGGTTACGGCAAAAAGGTCACTTCCCTGCTTACGAATATGGATCAACCATTGGGTCGCTATGCCGGAAACTCTTTAGAGGTTGACGAGTGCGTTGCGATCATGAAGAACGAAAAATTTATCGGCCCTCAGGGCTACGATTTGTATGAGGATACTCGTGAATTAAGTCTGCGACTTTCTGCCCACATGCTGTTGCTTGCTGGTATCGGTAAGACTGAAGAAGAGTCTTATCAAATCGCCTTGGAAACTTTGACTTCTGGGAAAGCGCTAGCGAAATTTGAGGAGCTTTGCAAAATTCACGGTGGTGATCTTCGCAATGTTCCAAAACCGAAATACAGCATGAAAATCACCTCTGAAAAATCAGGCTTTATACAAGGTTTCCATACGGAAGCGATCGGTGTTGCCGGAATTTTAATCAAAGCTGGTCGCGCGCAAACGACTGATATCATTGCTCCCACCGCGGGGATTGAATTTCACGCGAAAGTCGGTGATGAAGTGAAATCGGGCGACACGTTATTTACTCTGCACGGGGATGATCAAGATTTGCTTGCGTCTGCAGTGCCGATGCTAAAATCAGCGATTAATATTTCCTTGCAAAAGGTATCAAAGCCTAGTTTGATACTGAAAGTTTTGAGCTAA